GCTGGAGTTCGTTTcctccctaaactctcaaaattTAGAGTAGGGGACCAAATGAGAGCTtgggttggagttgctctaaggggTACAGTACATAAGACAGGCGCTGGGAAGGCACGGAGCAAATTTTGATTTGCTAACGTACTTGGTTAGTGGGTCTGGCAGGCAGCCAGCAACGACATCTCGCTTTATAATCCCAACTGAAATTCCCTGCTGCTGGATGTGTAGACACGCTGGTTTCTCCGAGACCCGCACGAAGCCGGAACGGGTAACGCGTATTGGAGGCGAGCCAGAATGATAGGAACAAGCATGTTTACAGTGACAGAGTGACCAAGGCATATGCAGACATGCAGTTGGAATGTTGGATCAGTCATCAGGTGTGCACTTGACATTATACAACTATCCAGTCAGTGAAGGGAGAAATGGTGGCACACCAACTCAGAGCAAGAGAGGGTGAAACTCACTTTTTGGCAACCCCACTTGCAGCTCATGTCAAGGTTAAGTCAAAGTTTCTGGTCTAATGCCATTCCAAGGCAAGTCAGAGGTTGCCGGGGACCAAACTTCTCTCTAGCACTAATAATACTATACCTGTAGCACTGGCTTCAAGGCACTATACAATTTCTCAGGTACATACAAGCATACTTCCTGCTAACCATATGAAATGCCAGTGCTTAACTGTCCTTAGcatagacctgggcatgggtcacccgacccgaacaacccgacccaacccgcccgaaaaaaacccgacccgacccgacccgagctacgtggcgggtgggcgcgggccgtattttttgacccgcaacaatcaacgggccgggcacgggccgtgatttttgacccaaaacccgacccaacccgaaaaacccgacccaaaggccaaaaaacccgacccaacccgaaaaaaacccgacccgacacgcccgcgcagggtgcacgggccaacccgacccgacccggtgataggtacgggtcgggcgcgggccgtcctatgcgacccgtgacccggccttgacccgacccgaacccgacccgacccgacgtttGCCCAGGTCTACCTTAGCAACCCCAACTAATGCAGTAACCTGAAGTGTGCAGCAAGAAAGGGGGAGCCAGAATCTTGACCCATGTACATTGCACaatgcagcagcagcggcacacCATTTCCAAGATCCCAAGCCTCAGATCCAAAGTGCCTTTATCTGCCCACAAAAAGATTTTGTTACGCTGAACGAGGTTTTCAGGTTGTTGTGCGGACAGACCTCGTTGATCACCACACAGCATTTCAAGTACACCGTAGTACGCGGCTTCTCTAATTCCAAAGGCATATTTGTTGCTTTCTTCATAATTTATCAGATTCTCTCTGGTCCTACTACCCCTGTTCGATTCGTGTGTTGTTCGGGGCTGCAGCGTGGCTGTGGCATCAGACTGCAAGAAGAACCATCTAGATGCCGACAGCGAATTTATTTTCCCTGGTATAAATTGGTCCATGTTCTTGGTTCGATGATGTGCACTGAAAATGCcccatttttttctctccaaaaGAGAAATGCTACTGAAAATGCTAGTGCGAATTCATTGCCCAGTTTAGCGAGCAAACACCAGTCCTGACTACTTGGATCACTTCATAGCTGAGCTGCAACCCAATCAGGAATTCAGGATTCATTCATGGAGACAGGTATCGATGAGGCCAGATTTTTGCCTGCAGTAGAAGCAATTTTCACAGGGTACGCATGCCAAGGTGGTATGTTTGTTTCTCTTATGGGAACCTGTAGCACAAGACCAAATACAATAGTACAATACTGATTCGCTGGAATCTGATGGCCTATGCAAGGAAGAGCCTGTGGTGGTCTGAAGGCAGGAGTGTGGACAAGAACCGCTCTGGATGCATGATGATGGATGGATCAGAACGGGTGCCAGCATGGACAGACAGATATGTTGGCACTGGGGAATAAATATAATTCGGCTTATTAGAAGGGATCCAATGTTCTGCTCCTCATCACTGCACTACCTCTTCTGCAGAACACCACTGCAGAAATACACAATTGCGCAGTGTCTCCATCAACTCTCCACTATCAATGCATGATCTCCATTTCCACTCACCATcaggagaaaaagagaagaaaaatgatTGGCATTTCAGAGTTACGAGTTCCAGTAACTCTGATGCAAGAAGAGAAGGTATAATAGCTTGTGGCTCAACCGAATCCTGTGCTGCATTTTCGTAAGTATGGAAACATGCAACGCTGCAAAGATCTCGCAACCGTGGCCCAGTGGCCCTGGCCTGAATTGGCAGCAGCCAGATGGCCCTCTCCTTCCGAAACGGCCGGCACAGCGGTTTGTACCACTTGGCTCATGCCGCCCATTAAAGATGCTAAAACGAGCAGCGGATTGGACCATGCTCTGAACCCTTCACCAACCGGCTTCATTACTTCACCCAGACCCGGGACTGGCAGTGCTGCACGAAGCACGACCCCATGAACACACGCACTGCTGCTGTACACAAGTAGCAAAGGTCCCCTGTTGAAGAACCGGACTGAAATGTAGCAGCAGGGCCCGAATACGTGCAAGTTTGTTCGGATATTGGCATTGGATGGGAAGGATTCAGAATCCAGAAATGCGGTGTACAGGCAGAGCTGAAAGTATTGAAGCTGTGTGGTGCAGTTTTGCTTCTGCATCCTCCCGTTCCAGCATAGAATCTCGACGTACACGGCCTTCAGATCACGAGATGGCGGGCAAGAACAAAACAAGTGACGCTGTGCAAGAGAACAATTTGATTGATAGGGAGCCAGTGACTTCATCTTTCATCCGTCCTGGCTCCTCTGTTTGATCTTATCATCATCTATACCCCTTCCCAATCTTTATCTACCACTATGCATGCAACAGTTATTTGCATCACTTATTCCTACTAATCCCTATCAGCATAAGTAGGAttagaaggagaagaagatgaCGAAGAAGAAGCAACTAGCAAGGGCTTAAACAATACATGGTTACAGACAAAAGCCTCCAAGAACTAGCTAGTAGAGAATACACACTTGTGGTTGTGGTGTTGGTGCTCTGTCTCTGTGTGCTGTGCATGTGCTTGATCGATCACGaagacgccgccgcggccttcttcttcttcgcgggcttggcggcggcgctgctgcgggCGCCCTTGACGATCTTGGTGTCGAGTTTGTAGTACTCCACGAACCAGTCGACGAAGTGCCGGAGGCCGGCCTCGAGGGAGGTGGTGGGGCGGTAGCCGAAGTCGTGGGCGGCGTGGCTGACATTGGCGTGGGTGAAGGGCACATCGCCATTGCTGGGCATGGTGACGATGCGCTTGTTGGACTTCTTCCCGAGCAGCTTCTCGAGGATGGCGACCATCCGGGTAACGGGCACGGGGGAGGTGTTGCCGAGGTTATAAACGCGGAGCGGCGCGGGCCCGCTCTTCTTGCCGGATTTGGAGCCGGTGCTCTTGCCGGCGGTGTCGAGCGCGCCGAGGCAGCCCTTGACGACGTCGTCGATGTAGGTGAAGTCGCGGCGCGCGTCGGAGCCGTCGGCGGCGCGGAAGAGCGTGatgggctcgccggcgacgatgcTGCGGGCGAAGAAGAAGTAGGCCATGTCGGGGCGGCCCCACGGGCCGTAGACTGTGAAGAAGCGGAGGCCGGTGATGGAGAGGCCGTAGATGTGGTTGTAGGTGTGCGCGATGGCCTCGCCGGCCTTCTTGGTGGCCGCGTAGAGCGACGCCGGGCGGTCGGTGCGGTGGTCCTCGGAGAAGGGCGCGTCGGTGTTGAGCCCGTacacggacgacgacgacgcccagACGATCGCCGGCTGCGGGTCGGCGTGCTTGGCCGCCACCTCGAACACGCTGACGAGCCCGGCCACGTTGGAGGCCACGTACGTCTGCGGCGCCTCCATCGCGTAGCGCACGCCGGCCTGCGCCGCCAGGTGCAGCACGTGCGTGAACGCGGCCACGTCGAAGAGCTTCTCCAGCAGCAGGCCGTCGTTGATGTCGGCGTCGAGCACCACAACGCCCCGGCTGGCCAGGAGCGCCTGCCGCGCGCGCTTCAGCGACGGGTCGTAGTAGGAGTTGAAGTTGTCGAGCCcgacgacgccgtcgccgcgggcCTTGAGCGCGAGCGAGCAGTGCGTGCCCACGAacccggcggcgccggtgaCCAGCACGGAGATCCCGCCGTCGCGGCTCGGCCTGGCGCTCCGCCGCATCTCCTTCTCCCACGCGGCACCCCCgtacgacgccgccgccgaggaggaggaggacatgAGCAGGCTCCGGTGCGAGGCGGACGAGGggtgcgcggcgtcgccgccggcggagaGGTGGAAGGAGCGGGACAGGAGGGACGGGTAGTGCAGCGTGAAGAGGAAGACGAGCGCGAGCGTGGCGAGCACGGTGGCGCGGAAGAGCAGGTGCGACGACGCCGACACGAGCTTGGCGCTGGTGgcgcgccgcagcagcagcgcgcCCCCGCTCGCGTACCGCTCCAGTTTCATCCCCTTGGCCGCCGCGTCCACCGCGGTGATCCCCGACGGCGGCATTGCGGCGATTGTCCTCCGctactcctcctcctcgcgtccGTCCGGGACCCCGATGGAGAGCTCGACGGGTAGCTAGACGACGCGGACGGGACAGCTATGCTCGGAGCCAGCGAGCTTGTAGCTGAGGAGGGAGCGGGAGAGCGGGCGGGGGATATAAAAAACTGGAGCAGGGAACACGGGGGAGGTGGGCCCCACGCCGGCGGGTGGTTTTTGGTTTCGGTTGGGCGCCACTCGGAGTGACCCCGAGTCGGGTCTGGCTCGATTGGGCGGGTGCGGTTTTGGGATCCTCACCTCCCTGCCTAATCCGAATCCGCTGCTGGTAAACGAGGCGGAGCTGAAAAGCGCTAGTGTTTTTCGGTAGGATCGCATCCGAGCACGGGCAGCTCGCCACTCCAGCGAGTGGTCTCCACTCCCCAGTCTCCAGCTCTCCTGGACCTGGAGCTCCGCCCATGGCGGTTGGCACGCACTTGGCAGGCCAGGCCGCACTGTGGCTGTGAAATCTGAAATGTGTGCGCGGACCTGCTGTCAGCTGTGGGCGAGTCAATGGCTTGGCCAATGGATTTGAACAACTCAGGCGCAGCCGCGCAGGAGCCTCACTGTGAGAGGCGCGCGTGAGAACTTGATGCCGGCGACTGTGATTATTCGGTGCAGTGTCAACCACGTTGACACAGCCACACAGGCCGCCGCAGCGTGCTTGACAGCGAGCAGGAAGTACACAGACCCATAGGATAGGACAGTTGGTTCATTGGCGTGTGCCGTTCGTACCGGCGCGCACACAGTCGGGGACTTGTTGGCAGAATCGGGTCGAGTTGCACGCTAGCTCGACCCGGAGCCGAGCCGGGTGCATCCCGGCCAGAACGGGCGCTACTAGAACAGGATGAGTGGCGCTGCAATGTTCAGCGGGGGTTCGCGTCAGAGTCGGTATGCTTAAGAAGAGACCCCGCGCCCTCTCAGCGCCGTCGCGTCGCGGTGATCTGGAAGTGGAGTGAACGCGCGTGCATGGGAGATCGTTGTCACGAAGCATGTGACGtgctcccggccgccggcgcgctaTGGGCACACGCCGCATGGAGGCGCATTGAGGCCTTCTTTCCCCCGCGCTCGCTCGCAACACCTGCTTGCGCCTTGCAATTCTTTCcctaccggccggccggccggcgaatCGCAACAGTCCGGCCGGTTGCAGAAGGGAGGGAGATAGCGGCTGCACGTGGCACGAAAAATGGTGATCACAGTCGTCAGCAGAGCTGAAAGAAGGCAGGTTAGATTTCCTCTCGCCGGCCTGCATTCGTTTCGTGCCCGATCCCGGAAAGGCGCCGCCTTGCTTGGTCCCGCGCGGCCAGCGGACCGTGGACGCCGTCTGGCCTGGCGGTACGTTTTGCGGGGCGTCCGGGCCGGAGCCGGCGCTCCGGTCGGCTCTCCCCGTTTGACTGGTGGTACGCATCAGGTAGCTACCCCGTCCCCGAGGCGGCAGAAACCCAGACAGAGGGCTGTAATTGCGCAGCAGGATTGATCTGGGCCCTGCCTGGCCTGCAGCAGCGGCCCGCACCGCAACCAATCCCGGATCACCGACCGATCACGCCGCCCGTACCACGGTGACGGTGAGAGGCGGATCGGCGCCGCgcgggtgcgcgcgcgcgcaatAAATACCGCGGCGCGGGGCCATGGGCGGCCGGGCGGGCctctgccgtcgccgccgggcggccggcggtcgcGGACGGCGGGAGTACATGTGATGGCACCGCGCGAAACCACACGGGGCACCACGTGAGGCGCTGGCGCAACTTGGCTAGCGAGCATGGGCGCACGGCCGCCGCATGGGCATGGCGCGAGGGGCTCgctgcccgcgccgcgccgtcgcaCGCACGGCGTGACTCACCGCCGGTTGCAGCATGGAatggaaggaggaggagctcaCCACACGTGGACGTGACCGAAATCTACCACCAATCACAAGCTCCTAGGAAAGGGAAAAGGATGACGCAACGACGAGTTTCGTAGCCTCGATCCCAAACACATCCTGAttcaaaagaaacaaaaagaagaaaatcccAAACACGTCAGCAATGCTGCTCGCGCTAAAATCCAAGACCGGCATAAACGCAGACCGCTAGAAGTGGGCCCAACCTGTCAGGGACACCCGGATCTCGGATCGACCGGGACAGACAAGCGGTGCGTCCAGGAACAGGGGTAGCGACTAGCGAGACGAACTGTACGTAGGGGCGGAGTCATGATTGAAGCATAAAGGGGGCTAATTTACTAATGTCGACAATTAGGAGGGACTACATCTTATTAATGAACAACATTAACAATGAGATTAGAAGATTTTATGTGTAGCTACAGCAACATTAGGGGCTCCCTGCCCCCCTCCCCCGTCTCCGCCCCTCACTGTACGGTCGTCGTCTCCTTTTCCGCATGGGAACAAGAAGGGGCTAAACCGGCCGTGGGCGGGCTGCGTCCTGCGTGCATCCCGATCGGCGCCGCGGGGGTGTCGGTGGCCCGAGAGCGACGCCCAGCCAAGCCGACGCGGAGCGTGCATGCAGCGCAGGGCGTCGCCGTTGGCGAGCGGGCAGCTCTGTCTGAGGAACATGGCAGCGTGGCGCATTGGGCCGCCTGAGGCCTGACTGACAGCAACGCCGCCCTTCTGCGGCTTGTCCTCAGCGACCGCTCACTTTCCATTTCCTACTGCTCGTACCTAGTTGTCGCATCATTCTTGGCATTTTTTAGATAACTTGTTTGGATAACACACCAAAACCATTAGCTGGTGTGTGCTTAGTCCACAAGATAATTGGTAATAAAATTAAAGTAATCGACTATCCCGCCCTTCTTTAATTGCGTAATTTTCTTGGCAACGAACATTAGGGGATGGCACTGGGTAATTCGATTCAACATTACAGGCATTTAGATCTTTGGACTCTATTAGCTGGAAATAGTTAGATTGAACTGGCTAATTGTATATACTTGCTAGGACGACAATAGCTATCCATTAGTTGTTCTGTTTGGATCCCTCTCTAAAATTGGCTAGCGGACCTAAACATGATTTAAAGAAAAGTTTACATAGCCCTTCCAACTATAAAACTAGATATCGAGATTTGTCTAAGGCTCCGTTTGGATGTAGATATTGGAGACCTTGGTATTGAATTGGCTTCAATACCAAATCTGAGTAGCATTGGTATAAGGTTACAATATCAAAGCCATTGTTTGGATGTAGATGGAATCGAAAGAACAAGTGAATATCGATTCATGTTTGGATGTTCGCTAGATGCTCGCACCACCCACCTGTCTGGGGCGGAGCTCCCCCACGCCGCCCGCGATTGGTCCAGGGCGGAGCTCCCCTACGCCAccctgtaaggatcaccggggtgtccgaccctagagggggagggggtgaatagggtcgctaatcgatttctatcctagggcttaATCTATTtgtataagataaacctaacacgtcctacacatgctagttatgactaaggtttatctatgctactttctacttacccctaaaagacttgcaacctagccaaacCTAAACAAaccaactaggaaagtaaatgtacgcaagatagagtaaatgcggaaacataatacggtaagtaaagaggtaagtgcaagagggatgcaaactcccgagtagacacggtcatgtaacatggttcggcacaaacgcctacgtctacgggacaccgaggctcttccgatcaccgtcttgcactacgctaccaaggcgatgccggcaagaaaaggcaagtgcccacaagacaccgagtctcgtgcaccgccaccgtctctctcggtcactgtaacaccccgggtgtttacacagtaattaaataagtgtctgcacagtaattgtgtttgttgctatgcatcttgtgcttgaaatgcgtaaaaaggatctttttgtaattatgaaaggttatatgtgtaattatgttTTTATGCGAGGTCCTTTATAAAGTtatttgtgtaattatagttttagtggagggtgtttgtgcaaaatttcagtgcatttaatgcatggtagtcattttgcttgtaagtctacatttgaagtgattttgctttgaaaaagacaaatttcctagaattcaaaatctcttcaatgattttaattttagctcttgagtctttggtcaaataaatttttgcacaacatcaaagttgtagatcttgaaaaattgaacaactttcatgttgggcactttttcatttgagctttagtttaaaagttattgcttgtttaccgaaaggtccctggaacttttggaaattacaaaatcgcccttatgaccatctccccctccctgctctgcttctcgccgccggccaccgacagcgccgcccgccgacgccttcccggctttcccggccattacttcgccgtgcgctggctcccacgcgtcgccggcgagctcctccccctcctgttgcctcgctctagagcctccacccctcgccacgcacccccgccgcgcccagaacctccccgacggccgccaccgcgacgccgccgtggaacggccgctgcagagcacgccgccctcttctagcgagcgcttAAGCAATACTTAAACCCCAGAGGTCGATTTCGCTCGTCCATTTCCTCTCCCCTCGCTCCCACGctgcagaacgccgccgccgccctgcttgaaccccggcgagctccaccccaccacggagccgccaacccagacccgctccacccctacatccctgaagcgtcccctcataagagaagacttaaatgtgatacaaagcaccagtcccaggaggctgatgccacatttattacatcagatggttcaaaaccgtacaaaccttggaggacactcgatacagatgatgataattattaaccaagctacaacataacaccagactgcaaaccacatggggtctactacgggctcagagtactgcgacagcggaggcatctcgacagggccggtaccacaggcaaggttgggtgtagaacgataaccctactcggcgtcgtctggaacgaagtccgggtcttcttctgtaaaaagtgagaatggggtgagtacgaacgtactcagcaagtccaaccacacccacggaggggttaaatcagaataatatgccttggtaaatcaaggataaggttatggtttaatttgcagaaaaacgatattttatgcaggggtttgttTTAAGGAAaacctttatgaaaatcaatttcagaagtaacacggagtttccaatttttaaactgctaccggactccccgtccgtcgtagcacacggcacatctgccggacacaattccaaaacaactcacaccagcccatcccactgaaacactagttatgtgaccacaccataactcgcccaataccgtgggcacggactattcgaatagattcttaactctgcagaggtgtgcaactttacccacaagtaggataccacaactcgaacaccgtcgtgtcggtgtagatcccaacatagccattacctaccatagctaagcctgactagccatcacgggatgcaccaaggggtcattgaccattcacttaggtgtaaccgggcataagccactcggggcttatcccttttccttagttacccgttgctctcagctctcctgatggctaccacaccaactagtgggatttatgctacgccgttgcccattcaacggtcgagtggtttgcacgataatggagttaggtgagatgacacaccaactcggtccttagacacgacaagatggatatctccctccttgctctgccacacaggcacaagcacaccaatcgacaaatcacacagaaatgccgtccatctcgtccatactcatctttcgaaatccacattttatcccttcccacacgcacacattttctttatcaaataaatcatattatgagtaaagtcctaagcgttctaatatcgattaacgtccaagcaaaatcagacattaatctaggtggtcaaggaatggtcatcacaaatcaaggggtggctatccaaccgtgttttcatgcaagtaaaacatatgcgactttataaaacaggccattgggttgtgtttataaaaactaggacagaaacatgcatcaaaggatgggattgaacttgccgtcttcgtagccttcggggaagtcctgtccttcgggctcggggtcgcggaactggtcctcgttctcctgctcacagaactgctcgttgacgggctctccttcgttcactccgcggtctacagcacacacaaacaagcatccaatcaatACAAAGATTCTATCGTTGAGCCCGAAtcggaaacacataaaatatggagatagaagtggcaTTTTTGAGTGGTTTCTTAATAGCGCGGCCCGAAACTATAATAGAAGTGACATGGTAAAGTTTGGGGTCAATCGGAGTTGTTTAggcgcatgaaataataggttttgTGAGGGTTCAGGGGCTAGATTAGGAATCGGGGACCTAGTGGTAATTATTTCTTGAGAAGGCAGGGGCCTATTTGAAATTTCTAGAAACCTTCGGACTAAACTGGAAGGGTCAAGGGTATACTTGGAATTATGTTTTTATGTGAAAGGGTTTACTTGAAATTAGAACAAAGGGCAGGGTTCTTTTTGAAAAAGGGTTATAAGGGGAAAGGGTTCCTTAATAgaatgggaggagagggagggcctaGACGCAAAACGGCcactcatccccttcctcccgacgccgaacagaggaggcggcttaggggcgtcggcggcggtcaATCCGGCCGCTCCGGGCctcgggggcggccgggaccggggggaaaagggagagagggTTTCGACGGATCGATCCCCATCCTCACCTCTAGCTGGGGTGCTGCGCAGAGGCGGCTcggcgggagcgggcggcaCTGGGCGGAGCGgttcgcggtggcggcgcggctgcggcttgggaggaggcgggcggcggctgtgaCGACTTGGTGTGTGGAGGAGCGGTGCCGGCGCCCTCTTTTATAGGCGTGCTAGgtcggcgaggcggagcggggTAGGTGAGCGTGGGTGAGGCagccggcgagcggcacgggTCGGAGTAATGGTGCTCCGGCCGCGTCCGTTCGTCGtggagcggcgtgcggcggtAGCACAGGCGACGAGGCGGCGAGCAGTGGCGCACTGTGCGGCCGGACAGGGTAGCGGCGGGCGTCGCGCGGCGTGGCCCGGCGTGCAcgtgggctcggcggagctCACGTCGCTGCGGCCCAGCGCGTTTGCCACGGCCCGGCGCTCCGTGTGCGTGCGCGCGCAAGCGGCGCTGAGCGGAGCGGGGCGCAGCGGGGAGGCGCGGGCGGGGAGGccgcggcgtgcgcgtgcgggcagcctggcagcggcgggcggcgcggcggcgctccgagcaCGCGGTCCACGTGCGTGGACTGGCTCGGCGGGGCGTGCAGCGGCGTGCGTGGGCGGGCGTCGCGGCCCGGGGCGCGTACACGGCTTCGGCGTGCCGGGGCGCGGTGCGTGCGTGCCCGCACAGCGGCGAGGCAGGCGAGCAGGGGCCGGGGCGCGCACGCGGTAGGGCGGTCGGGAGTGAGGTGCCTGTGTGGAGCAGGGCAGGCCGAAGTGGGGAAGGGGCGTGGCCCAGGGCGGCTCGGTGCAGCGCGGTGATCTGCCGGGAGCGGGTGTGCGCGTGCGGGAGGGAGGtgaggcgcgcgcggggcaggcGGGCCGGGCTGGGAGCAGTTCTGTCGCGCGTcggagaagaaggagagagaagaagaaagaaaagaaggaaaagaaaaaaaataggaaaaaggaataaagaaaatggggaaaaaggggaaaaagagaaaggaaaaggaggggggcggtgcgcgccagcggcgactgcagccgcggtcggccacgcgtggcgtcgccacgcgtggcgtcgccacgcgtggcgtcgccACGCGGGTGCGGGCCACGGGGAACGGGGCACGCGGCCAGGGgggaaagaaggaaaaagagggagcgggattcgcggcggtcggtcgcgacgcgtcgcgttggatgggaaGAGATGGGACACGAaatgaattcgggtgtcggtcGTTCAGGAGAAAatctagggttcagggtttaagagagagtcgagctcaacgaaaaacaacttagcgcatgatttgtttagtgaattttcaggatgtcacaaacctaccccacttaaaatgaatctcgtcctcgagattcggctggttcctaaacaggtggggaaactcctccttcagagcgtcttctcgttcccacgtcgcttcttctactccgtgtctgctccactggactctgcatatccgtacttcagagtttctggtccttctggtgaccgtgtcgagaatcttgaccggtacttcttgatatcgtaggtccggctgtagatctatcgtttctactggcacgtgttctgcctcgggtactctcaaacatcttcttagctgtgagacgtggaacactggatgtatatctgacatttcttctggcagttccaaacggtatgctactgctccaactttcttcagaactcggtatggtccaatgtaccgaggggctaattttccttgtacctgaaatcttcgggtccctcgaatgggtgatac
This portion of the Panicum virgatum strain AP13 chromosome 2N, P.virgatum_v5, whole genome shotgun sequence genome encodes:
- the LOC120661158 gene encoding UDP-glucuronate 4-epimerase 6-like, coding for MPPSGITAVDAAAKGMKLERYASGGALLLRRATSAKLVSASSHLLFRATVLATLALVFLFTLHYPSLLSRSFHLSAGGDAAHPSSASHRSLLMSSSSSAAASYGGAAWEKEMRRSARPSRDGGISVLVTGAAGFVGTHCSLALKARGDGVVGLDNFNSYYDPSLKRARQALLASRGVVVLDADINDGLLLEKLFDVAAFTHVLHLAAQAGVRYAMEAPQTYVASNVAGLVSVFEVAAKHADPQPAIVWASSSSVYGLNTDAPFSEDHRTDRPASLYAATKKAGEAIAHTYNHIYGLSITGLRFFTVYGPWGRPDMAYFFFARSIVAGEPITLFRAADGSDARRDFTYIDDVVKGCLGALDTAGKSTGSKSGKKSGPAPLRVYNLGNTSPVPVTRMVAILEKLLGKKSNKRIVTMPSNGDVPFTHANVSHAAHDFGYRPTTSLEAGLRHFVDWFVEYYKLDTKIVKGARSSAAAKPAKKKKAAAASS